A window from Gammaproteobacteria bacterium encodes these proteins:
- the fdhF gene encoding formate dehydrogenase subunit alpha has product MIQYFDPKTDSTRNMSTRDLGTPEKFSDVQVSIVVDGVKVTVAEGTSVMRAAALVDINIPKLCASDNLEPYGSCRLCAVSIEGMRGMPASCTTPVREGMKVVTQNNDLAKLRRNIMELYISDHPLDCLTCPANGDCELQDMAGTVGLREVRYGFDGENHLDAPTDDSNPYFSFDASKCIVCSRCVRACEEVQGTFALTVDGRGFDSKISAGQNDKFIDSDCVSCGACVQACPTSTLMEKSVIDQGQPDHSIVTTCAYCGVGCSFRADMKGDKVLRMVPDKNGQANQGHSCVKGRFAFGYATHKDRITSPMIRDSIDQPWQQVSWEAALAFAANRLKSIQLHHGRDSIGAITSSRCTNEETYLVQKLVRAAFGNNNVDTCARVCHSPTGYGLKATLNESAGTQTFDSVMAADVIFVIGANPTDAHPVFGSLLKKRLRQGAKLIVVDPRSIDLVDGPHVKAQHHLKLRPGTNVALLNALAHVIVSEGLEDKDFIADRCDDKAFQQWHSHISDPRHAPENTAEITGVDAQELRAAARLYATAGNGAIYYGLGVTEHSQGSSSVMAIANLALVTGNLGRDGVGVNPLRGQNNVQGACDMGSFPHELPGYRHVSDNETRALFEQEWQVTLDHEPGLRIPNMFESAIHGNFKGLYCQGEDIAQSDPNTQHVQKALTSMECIIVQDIFLNETAKYAHVFLPGSSFMEKNGTFTNAERRISRVRKLMPALAGKEDWQVTIALAKALGYEMNYEHPSEIMDEIARLTPSFHGVNYDRLEELGSIQWPCNEQSPLGTPIMHTKDFVGKAGSFAITEYIATPEKVNKRFPLLLTTGRILSQYNVGAQTRRTQNQVWHGEDKFEIHPTDAQDRGINDGDWVGIASRAGTTALRAKISERMQPGVVYTTFHHPMSGANVVTTDNSDWATNCPEYKVTAVEATKVSEPSQWQADYQHFSKRQQHLLEQATITKP; this is encoded by the coding sequence ATGATCCAATATTTTGATCCTAAAACAGACAGCACTCGCAATATGAGTACCCGCGATCTTGGCACCCCGGAAAAATTTTCCGACGTTCAGGTCAGTATCGTAGTCGATGGCGTTAAAGTAACAGTCGCCGAAGGTACTTCAGTGATGCGCGCTGCGGCATTAGTCGACATCAATATTCCTAAACTCTGTGCCAGTGACAACTTAGAACCCTATGGATCCTGTCGCCTGTGCGCGGTTAGCATTGAAGGTATGCGCGGCATGCCAGCTTCATGTACCACTCCTGTGCGTGAAGGCATGAAGGTTGTAACGCAAAATAATGATCTGGCTAAATTACGCCGTAACATCATGGAGCTTTATATTTCAGATCACCCGCTCGACTGTTTAACCTGTCCAGCTAATGGTGACTGTGAGCTGCAAGACATGGCAGGGACCGTTGGTTTACGTGAGGTTCGTTATGGTTTCGATGGCGAAAATCATCTCGATGCCCCGACCGATGATTCTAACCCTTATTTCAGCTTCGACGCGTCGAAATGCATTGTTTGCTCGCGCTGTGTCAGGGCTTGTGAAGAAGTTCAGGGCACTTTTGCCCTTACCGTTGATGGCCGTGGTTTTGATTCAAAAATATCAGCTGGTCAAAATGACAAATTTATTGATTCAGATTGTGTTTCTTGTGGCGCCTGTGTTCAGGCATGCCCAACCTCGACCCTGATGGAAAAGTCGGTGATCGATCAAGGCCAACCTGATCATAGCATCGTTACTACTTGTGCTTACTGTGGCGTTGGCTGCTCATTTAGAGCCGACATGAAAGGCGACAAGGTCTTAAGAATGGTGCCAGACAAAAACGGTCAAGCAAACCAAGGCCATTCATGTGTCAAAGGCCGCTTCGCTTTTGGTTATGCCACCCATAAAGATCGTATTACCAGCCCGATGATCCGCGACAGCATTGACCAGCCATGGCAACAAGTCAGCTGGGAAGCCGCACTTGCCTTTGCCGCCAACCGCCTTAAAAGCATTCAGCTGCATCATGGCCGTGACAGCATCGGCGCAATTACGTCTTCGCGCTGTACCAATGAAGAAACTTATTTGGTACAAAAGCTGGTTCGCGCCGCTTTTGGTAATAACAACGTTGATACCTGCGCCCGCGTTTGTCACTCACCAACGGGTTACGGCCTTAAAGCGACCCTTAATGAGTCAGCTGGCACGCAAACCTTCGACTCGGTGATGGCTGCTGATGTCATTTTCGTTATCGGTGCTAACCCGACCGATGCTCACCCGGTATTTGGTTCATTGCTCAAGAAGCGTTTGCGTCAAGGGGCCAAGTTAATTGTGGTCGATCCTCGATCGATCGATTTGGTCGATGGCCCCCATGTTAAGGCGCAACATCACCTTAAACTTCGCCCAGGTACTAACGTTGCGCTGCTAAATGCTTTAGCCCATGTCATTGTTAGTGAAGGACTCGAAGACAAGGACTTTATCGCCGATCGTTGCGACGATAAAGCTTTCCAGCAATGGCATAGCCATATTAGCGATCCACGCCACGCACCAGAAAATACCGCCGAGATTACCGGCGTTGATGCGCAGGAGTTACGGGCGGCAGCCCGCCTTTACGCCACGGCAGGCAACGGCGCAATCTATTATGGCTTGGGCGTGACCGAACATTCACAAGGGTCGTCTTCGGTGATGGCGATTGCCAACTTAGCGTTGGTCACGGGCAATCTTGGCCGTGATGGTGTGGGGGTTAACCCATTGCGCGGCCAAAACAACGTGCAAGGAGCTTGTGACATGGGGTCTTTCCCCCATGAACTACCAGGCTACCGTCACGTTAGCGATAATGAGACTCGCGCGTTATTCGAGCAAGAATGGCAAGTGACCTTAGATCATGAGCCAGGTTTACGAATTCCTAACATGTTTGAAAGCGCGATTCATGGCAACTTTAAAGGTTTGTATTGTCAGGGCGAAGATATTGCCCAGTCAGATCCCAATACCCAGCATGTTCAAAAAGCCCTAACCTCAATGGAATGCATTATCGTGCAGGATATTTTCCTTAATGAAACCGCTAAGTACGCTCATGTATTTTTACCCGGCTCATCATTTATGGAAAAAAATGGCACCTTTACCAATGCCGAACGCCGCATTTCACGCGTTAGAAAGCTGATGCCAGCACTTGCAGGTAAAGAAGATTGGCAAGTGACTATTGCACTGGCTAAAGCGCTTGGTTATGAAATGAATTATGAGCATCCGAGTGAGATCATGGATGAAATTGCCCGCTTAACCCCAAGTTTCCATGGTGTTAATTATGATCGCTTAGAAGAGCTGGGCAGTATTCAGTGGCCGTGTAACGAACAATCGCCACTTGGCACGCCGATTATGCATACCAAAGATTTTGTCGGTAAGGCCGGTAGCTTTGCGATTACCGAATATATTGCGACCCCAGAAAAAGTCAATAAACGCTTTCCGCTGTTATTAACCACCGGCCGAATTTTGAGTCAATATAATGTTGGCGCCCAAACCAGGCGGACCCAAAACCAAGTGTGGCATGGTGAAGACAAATTTGAAATTCACCCGACCGACGCTCAAGATCGCGGCATTAACGACGGCGACTGGGTTGGCATTGCCAGCCGCGCTGGCACCACTGCCCTGCGCGCAAAAATTAGCGAGCGGATGCAGCCTGGTGTGGTCTACACGACTTTCCATCACCCGATGAGTGGTGCTAATGTGGTAACGACGGATAATTCCGATTGGGCGACTAATTGTCCTGAATACAAGGTTACCGCGGTTGAAGCAACCAAGGTGAGTGAACCGTCGCAATGGCAAGCTGACTATCAGCACTTTTCCAAGCGCCAGCAACACTTGCTTGAGCAAGCGACAATAACCAAACCTTAG
- a CDS encoding formate dehydrogenase encodes MSPNQATSSTNSSNSSNSSNSSKHLLSKRVYVSLDTTARSKGSDLIADQVSRQLKLQPELAATLVRNGSRGMFWLEPLLEVETPQGRVAYGPVKPADVSEILNAQAFNDVTNHPLCLGLTEQIPWLKEQQRLTFARVGVIDPIDVADYQANGGFVGLQQALEKSPQQIVDQVKTSGLRGRGGAAFPTGIKWQTVLDEVPQQKYIVCNADEGDSGTFADRMLMEGDPFVLIEGMIIAGLAVGANQGYIYLRSEYPQAHKILNQAIANAQAAGFVGDNICGHDFNFNLEVRLGAGAYICGEETSLLESLEGKRGLVRAKPPLPAIEGLFGRPTIVNNVISLASVPYILSYGGEAYRDYGIGRSRGTLPIQLAGNVAQGGLVELAFGISLKELIARYGKGTKTKRPMRSIQVGGPLGAYLPQHQWDTPLDYEAFSAIGAVLGHGGIVIFDDSVDMAAQARFAMEFCVAESCGKCTPCRIGSTRGVEVIDKLLAADDEQRPAHLELLNDLCDTMEFGSLCAMGGMTPFPVRSALKFFPSDFSLTDSQPAEQQPSSTEAP; translated from the coding sequence ATGAGTCCTAATCAAGCCACCAGCTCAACTAACTCAAGTAACTCAAGTAACTCAAGTAACTCAAGTAAGCACCTACTTAGTAAACGAGTGTATGTTTCTCTCGATACCACCGCCCGCTCTAAAGGCAGCGACTTGATCGCCGACCAAGTGAGCCGCCAACTAAAGTTACAACCCGAGTTAGCGGCAACCTTAGTACGTAATGGTTCGCGCGGCATGTTTTGGCTAGAACCATTGTTAGAAGTTGAAACACCACAAGGTCGAGTCGCTTATGGCCCAGTCAAACCCGCTGATGTCAGCGAAATTCTTAACGCTCAAGCTTTTAACGATGTGACCAACCACCCGTTATGTCTTGGCTTAACCGAACAAATCCCGTGGCTTAAAGAGCAGCAACGCTTAACCTTTGCCCGGGTTGGGGTTATCGATCCCATCGATGTTGCCGATTATCAGGCCAACGGTGGTTTTGTCGGACTGCAACAGGCGCTGGAGAAATCACCACAGCAAATTGTTGATCAAGTAAAAACATCAGGATTGCGCGGCCGTGGTGGCGCAGCGTTTCCGACTGGGATCAAATGGCAAACAGTGTTAGACGAAGTGCCGCAGCAAAAATATATTGTGTGTAATGCCGATGAAGGTGACTCGGGCACCTTTGCCGATAGAATGTTAATGGAAGGTGATCCTTTCGTATTAATCGAAGGCATGATCATTGCTGGCCTAGCGGTTGGCGCCAATCAAGGTTACATCTATTTGCGCAGCGAATATCCGCAAGCGCATAAGATCCTTAATCAAGCTATTGCCAATGCTCAAGCGGCTGGTTTTGTCGGTGACAATATTTGCGGCCATGATTTTAATTTCAATTTGGAAGTGCGACTCGGGGCCGGCGCTTATATTTGTGGTGAAGAAACCTCGTTGCTTGAAAGCCTTGAGGGCAAACGCGGCTTAGTGCGGGCCAAACCGCCCTTGCCAGCCATTGAAGGATTATTTGGTCGACCAACCATAGTAAACAACGTTATTTCTTTGGCCTCGGTACCTTATATTTTAAGTTATGGTGGCGAAGCCTATCGCGATTACGGCATTGGCCGCTCACGCGGCACCTTACCAATTCAGCTAGCTGGCAACGTCGCTCAGGGTGGCTTGGTTGAACTGGCCTTTGGCATCAGTTTAAAAGAATTAATCGCACGTTATGGTAAGGGCACCAAAACTAAACGACCAATGCGCAGTATTCAGGTTGGCGGCCCTCTTGGCGCTTATTTGCCACAACATCAGTGGGATACCCCGCTTGATTATGAAGCATTTTCTGCAATTGGCGCCGTGTTAGGTCACGGCGGCATTGTCATTTTCGACGACAGCGTCGACATGGCCGCGCAAGCGCGTTTTGCAATGGAGTTTTGTGTCGCCGAGTCATGCGGTAAATGTACCCCTTGTCGCATTGGCTCAACCCGTGGCGTTGAAGTGATCGACAAACTGCTCGCGGCAGATGACGAGCAACGCCCAGCCCACCTCGAACTGCTGAATGATTTATGTGACACCATGGAATTTGGCTCCTTATGCGCCATGGGCGGCATGACCCCGTTTCCGGTACGCAGCGCGCTTAAATTTTTCCCGAGCGATTTCAGCCTAACCGACTCTCAGCCAGCAGAGCAACAACCGTCAAGCACAGAGGCGCCGTAA
- a CDS encoding formate dehydrogenase subunit gamma, producing the protein MSISNEDRQQIIAIIKQNQTLPGAMLPILHGIQDKIGYLPEVAINQIATALNLSRAEVHGVISFYHHFRTSKPGVHIIEVCRGESCQAMGSRALEQQVKQKLGIDYHQTTKDQRYSLEPVYCLGNCACSPAIRIGDDIHGEVDGEKFLTIVDSLSTYALELS; encoded by the coding sequence ATGAGTATTAGCAACGAGGATCGCCAACAGATCATCGCCATAATAAAACAAAATCAGACATTGCCAGGAGCGATGTTGCCGATACTGCATGGTATTCAGGATAAAATCGGTTACCTACCAGAAGTAGCCATTAATCAAATCGCGACTGCGCTCAATTTGTCGCGTGCAGAAGTACATGGCGTCATTAGTTTTTATCACCACTTTAGAACTAGTAAACCAGGGGTTCATATTATTGAAGTGTGCCGCGGAGAATCTTGTCAGGCGATGGGGTCACGAGCACTCGAACAGCAGGTTAAGCAAAAACTCGGCATCGACTATCATCAAACCACTAAAGATCAACGTTACAGCCTCGAGCCAGTTTATTGCCTTGGCAATTGTGCTTGTTCTCCGGCGATTAGAATTGGCGACGATATTCATGGCGAAGTTGATGGTGAGAAATTTTTAACCATTGTCGATTCATTATCTACTTACGCGTTGGAACTATCATGA
- a CDS encoding GlxA family transcriptional regulator, whose protein sequence is MSPQQFVSNNAEPSCFHIGFLLQPNFTMLALSSAIEPLRMANQLSGKTLYRWTTISEDGRSVTASDGLTLSVDSSIGYFDKYDSVMVCGGVGIKNTVTRNTLSWLCQLSRCHIPLGGICTGSYLLAKAGLLDGYHCTIHWEQLAGWQEEFPYIHSSNQLFINDRDRMTCSGGTAPMDMMLQVIRKAHGKDLSAAISDMFTHEHMRDESDQQRVPLQHVVGATQSKLQDVVGLMEANIEEILCLDELAQYVSLSRRQLERLFQKYLHCSPYRYYLQLRLTRARQLLKQTNMSIIEVAIACGFVSTPHFSKCYRNSFNLPPRDERNNAYGDNLLPGAMGESSFGSAPVARH, encoded by the coding sequence ATGTCTCCACAACAATTTGTTAGCAATAATGCCGAACCATCCTGTTTTCATATTGGTTTTTTACTCCAGCCAAATTTTACCATGTTGGCGCTTTCATCAGCGATTGAGCCCCTGCGAATGGCAAATCAGCTATCGGGTAAAACACTCTATCGCTGGACCACCATTAGCGAAGACGGTCGCAGCGTTACCGCCAGTGACGGTTTAACGCTGTCGGTCGACAGCTCCATTGGTTATTTTGACAAATATGATAGCGTGATGGTTTGTGGCGGCGTTGGCATTAAAAACACGGTCACACGCAATACCTTGAGTTGGCTTTGTCAATTGTCACGTTGTCACATTCCGCTTGGTGGCATTTGCACTGGCAGTTATTTACTGGCTAAAGCCGGTTTATTAGATGGCTACCATTGTACTATTCATTGGGAACAATTAGCGGGCTGGCAAGAAGAGTTCCCGTATATCCATAGTAGTAATCAACTGTTTATTAATGATCGCGATCGCATGACGTGTTCCGGTGGCACAGCCCCGATGGACATGATGTTGCAAGTGATCCGTAAAGCGCATGGCAAAGATTTATCGGCTGCGATATCTGACATGTTCACCCACGAGCACATGAGAGACGAGTCGGATCAACAGCGGGTGCCATTGCAACATGTAGTAGGTGCTACTCAATCAAAATTACAAGATGTTGTTGGTTTAATGGAAGCGAACATTGAAGAAATCTTGTGCCTCGATGAATTGGCGCAGTATGTCAGTTTGTCGCGCCGACAGCTGGAGCGTTTGTTCCAGAAATATCTCCATTGCTCACCATATCGTTATTACTTGCAGTTGCGGTTAACTAGAGCGCGCCAATTGCTTAAGCAAACTAACATGTCGATTATTGAAGTGGCTATTGCTTGCGGTTTTGTGTCAACGCCACATTTTAGTAAATGTTATCGCAATTCTTTTAATCTGCCGCCGCGTGATGAGCGCAACAATGCTTATGGCGATAACTTGCTGCCAGGGGCAATGGGTGAATCGAGTTTTGGCTCTGCGCCAGTAGCGCGTCATTAA
- a CDS encoding membrane dipeptidase, producing the protein MDNAQALHRSSTIIDGLVIAKWNRDLFEDMARGGLTAANCTVSVWEGFQATIDNIAQFNQFYRDNSDLIMPVHTTADIARAKELGKTGIILGFQNANAFEDQIGYVEIFKKLGVGVVQMAYNTQNLVGTGCYERDGGLSGFGREIVAEMNNVGVMCDLSHVGPTTSTEVILASEKPVCYSHCLPYGLKEHPRNKKDQELRFIAEHGGFIGVTMFAPFLRNGINSTVHDYVEAIDYVINLAGEDCVGIGTDFTQGHDQAFFDMLTHDKGYARRLTDFGTIINPEGIRTLGEFPNLTYAMLEAGWSESKVKKIMGENWVRVLKDVWGE; encoded by the coding sequence ATGGACAACGCGCAAGCGTTACATCGCAGTTCAACAATTATCGATGGTTTGGTGATCGCCAAATGGAACCGTGACCTGTTTGAAGACATGGCCCGCGGCGGCTTAACTGCAGCCAACTGTACTGTGTCGGTCTGGGAAGGTTTTCAGGCAACCATTGATAATATTGCCCAATTTAACCAATTTTATCGTGATAACAGCGATTTAATTATGCCGGTTCATACCACCGCCGATATCGCCCGCGCTAAAGAACTGGGTAAAACAGGGATCATTTTAGGCTTTCAAAATGCGAATGCCTTTGAAGATCAAATCGGTTATGTCGAGATCTTTAAAAAGCTTGGGGTTGGCGTGGTGCAAATGGCTTACAACACCCAGAATTTAGTGGGCACTGGCTGTTATGAACGTGATGGTGGTTTGTCGGGGTTTGGGCGTGAAATAGTCGCCGAAATGAATAATGTTGGCGTGATGTGTGATCTATCGCATGTTGGCCCAACAACCTCAACAGAAGTTATTTTAGCCTCAGAGAAGCCAGTCTGTTATTCACACTGTTTACCTTATGGCTTAAAAGAGCATCCGCGTAATAAGAAAGATCAAGAGCTACGATTTATCGCTGAACACGGCGGTTTTATTGGCGTTACCATGTTTGCACCTTTCTTAAGAAATGGCATTAATTCAACGGTGCATGATTATGTTGAAGCGATAGATTACGTGATTAACCTGGCAGGTGAAGACTGTGTTGGCATTGGTACTGATTTTACCCAAGGCCATGATCAGGCATTTTTCGACATGCTGACTCACGATAAAGGTTATGCCCGCCGGTTAACTGATTTTGGCACAATTATTAACCCAGAAGGCATTCGGACCTTGGGTGAATTTCCTAATCTGACCTATGCGATGCTAGAAGCTGGCTGGTCAGAATCTAAAGTTAAAAAAATTATGGGCGAGAACTGGGTTCGTGTCCTAAAAGATGTCTGGGGAGAATAG
- a CDS encoding hydrocarbon binding protein, with the protein MTTATTTKSHSPARSHSPEMPIEVDSETGVWTTDALPMLYVPRHFFVNNHIGIEEELGAERYAQVLYKAGYKSAYYWCEKEAQEHGISGAEVFEHYMKRLSQRGWGFFITEQLDLEKGTARIRLENSAFVYQYGQVNRKVDYMFTGWFAGAMDQIADSLGFDVKTVAEQTQCAAEDGCDFGIFEVKPL; encoded by the coding sequence ATGACAACAGCTACAACTACAAAATCACACAGCCCTGCGCGCTCACATAGTCCTGAAATGCCGATTGAAGTCGACAGTGAAACAGGCGTATGGACCACCGACGCCTTGCCAATGCTTTATGTGCCACGCCATTTCTTTGTCAATAACCACATCGGCATTGAAGAAGAACTTGGCGCCGAACGCTATGCCCAAGTTTTATATAAAGCTGGTTACAAGTCAGCGTATTACTGGTGTGAAAAAGAAGCCCAAGAACATGGTATTAGCGGCGCTGAAGTGTTTGAACATTACATGAAACGATTGTCACAACGTGGCTGGGGTTTCTTTATTACCGAACAACTTGATCTCGAAAAAGGCACCGCACGAATTCGCTTAGAAAACTCAGCATTCGTTTATCAATACGGTCAGGTTAATCGCAAGGTCGATTACATGTTTACCGGTTGGTTTGCTGGCGCGATGGATCAAATTGCTGACAGCCTGGGTTTCGACGTCAAAACAGTGGCAGAGCAAACACAGTGCGCGGCAGAAGACGGCTGTGATTTTGGCATATTCGAAGTTAAGCCTTTGTAA
- the dgcA gene encoding dimethylglycine demethylation protein DgcA: MAQFDALFKPLKINNLTIRNRVVSTAHAEVYATEGGMTTERYIKYYEEKAKGGVGLSICGGSSVVSIDSPQGWWKSVNLSTDRIIPHFQNLADAVHKHGGKIMIQITHMGRRSRWDGGNWSTLVSPSGIREPVHRATCKTIEIEEMYRIIGDYAKAAGRAKAGGLDGIELSAVHQHLIDQFWSPRVNQRDDEWGGSFENRMRFGMEVLKAVREEVGRDFVVGLRICGDEFHPDGLNHDDMKKIAAYYDETGLIDFFSVIGSGCDTHNTLANVIPNMSYPPEPFLHLAAGIKEVVNVPVMHAQNIKDPTQAQRILESGYVDFVGMTRAHIADPHLIAKIKLNQVDQIKQCVGANYCIDRQYQGLDVLCIQNAATSRESTMPHIIGKTTGVIRKVVIVGGGPAGMEAARVCAERGHEVILIEKNPELGGQITIASKAPQRDQIAGITRWFAMELNRLGIDLRLDTAADEAMIRDLRPDVVILAVGGQPFLAQNPHWGAEEGLVVSTWDILSGKVAPGKNVLVYDTICEFSGLSAADFLAQNGSLVEMVTDDIKPGAAVGGTTFPTYYRSLYQKDVIMTSDMLLEKVYREGDKLVAVLENEYTGQQEERVVDQVVIENGVRPDEQIYLQLKQDSRNKGQIDIEALYAAQPQPALSEASDGYLLYRIGDCVSQRNTHAAIYDALRLCKDF; the protein is encoded by the coding sequence ATGGCGCAGTTTGACGCATTATTTAAGCCATTAAAAATCAATAATCTGACCATTCGTAATCGCGTGGTTAGTACGGCGCACGCCGAAGTTTATGCAACCGAAGGCGGCATGACAACCGAACGTTACATTAAATACTACGAAGAAAAAGCCAAAGGTGGTGTTGGCCTTTCAATTTGTGGCGGCTCGAGTGTGGTGTCTATCGACAGCCCGCAGGGCTGGTGGAAATCGGTCAATTTATCAACCGACCGGATTATTCCGCATTTTCAAAATTTAGCCGACGCGGTGCACAAGCACGGCGGAAAAATTATGATCCAAATTACCCACATGGGGCGGCGTTCTCGATGGGATGGCGGCAACTGGAGCACCTTGGTCAGCCCAAGTGGTATTCGCGAGCCAGTTCACCGCGCGACCTGTAAAACGATTGAAATTGAAGAAATGTACCGAATTATTGGTGACTACGCCAAAGCGGCGGGTCGGGCCAAAGCGGGTGGTCTTGACGGCATTGAATTGTCGGCAGTACACCAGCATTTAATCGATCAGTTCTGGAGCCCACGGGTTAACCAGCGTGATGACGAATGGGGCGGTAGTTTTGAAAACCGGATGCGTTTTGGCATGGAAGTGCTTAAAGCGGTTCGTGAAGAAGTTGGGCGCGATTTTGTGGTTGGTTTGCGAATTTGTGGCGATGAGTTCCACCCTGATGGTCTTAACCATGACGACATGAAAAAAATTGCAGCTTATTACGACGAAACAGGCTTAATTGATTTCTTTAGTGTGATTGGCTCGGGTTGTGATACTCACAATACGCTAGCCAACGTTATTCCGAACATGAGTTATCCACCTGAACCATTTTTGCATTTAGCGGCTGGGATCAAAGAAGTGGTAAACGTGCCAGTAATGCACGCACAAAATATTAAAGATCCTACCCAAGCTCAGCGTATTTTAGAGAGTGGTTATGTTGATTTTGTTGGCATGACTCGTGCGCATATCGCCGATCCTCATTTGATCGCTAAGATCAAACTCAATCAGGTAGATCAAATTAAGCAGTGCGTTGGTGCCAACTATTGCATCGATCGCCAGTACCAAGGGTTGGATGTGTTATGCATTCAAAACGCGGCAACCTCGCGTGAATCAACCATGCCGCACATCATTGGGAAAACCACGGGAGTGATCCGTAAAGTGGTGATCGTTGGTGGTGGTCCGGCGGGCATGGAAGCGGCTCGGGTGTGTGCTGAACGTGGCCATGAAGTGATTTTAATTGAAAAGAATCCAGAGCTTGGTGGCCAAATTACCATTGCCTCTAAAGCGCCACAGCGTGACCAAATTGCCGGGATTACCCGTTGGTTCGCGATGGAACTAAACCGTTTGGGCATTGATTTACGCCTAGATACCGCGGCCGATGAAGCAATGATCCGTGACTTGCGGCCCGATGTCGTTATTTTAGCCGTCGGCGGCCAACCATTTTTAGCGCAAAATCCCCATTGGGGCGCTGAAGAAGGCCTAGTCGTTAGCACTTGGGATATCTTGAGTGGCAAAGTCGCACCGGGTAAAAATGTGCTGGTTTATGACACCATCTGTGAATTTAGCGGCCTGTCGGCGGCTGATTTCTTGGCCCAAAATGGCTCGTTGGTTGAAATGGTTACTGATGATATCAAGCCAGGCGCTGCGGTTGGTGGCACCACATTCCCGACTTACTATCGCAGCCTGTATCAAAAAGATGTGATCATGACTTCAGACATGTTGCTGGAAAAAGTTTATCGCGAAGGTGACAAGTTAGTCGCAGTACTCGAGAACGAATATACCGGTCAGCAAGAAGAGCGCGTGGTTGATCAGGTTGTGATCGAAAATGGGGTGCGTCCTGACGAGCAAATATACCTGCAGCTTAAACAAGATTCACGCAACAAAGGTCAGATCGATATTGAAGCCTTATATGCAGCGCAGCCACAACCAGCGCTGAGTGAAGCGAGCGACGGCTATTTGTTGTATCGCATTGGTGATTGCGTATCACAACGTAATACGCATGCTGCGATCTACGATGCGTTGCGTTTGTGTAAGGATTTTTAA